A genomic window from Onychostoma macrolepis isolate SWU-2019 chromosome 22, ASM1243209v1, whole genome shotgun sequence includes:
- the LOC131529763 gene encoding uncharacterized protein LOC131529763 gives MFHRFWFCLCLWRLNGVFGDDELKLVSVKKRDSVTLNSDLTEIMDGDVIQWSFWIKNALIADINVTADKFTVYDDVLDGRFRDRLKLDNKTGSLTITNFTAEHNGVYSGEVIKRIRKSFVLAVYDEISVKKGDPVTLNADLTEIMDGNTIQWIYKNGNDLTAVTSQRPKRITVHDDVLDGRFRDRLKLDKQTGSLTITDITTEHAGCYVSMIFGPKDPLKVFSVSVYDSEHCCGYTEAVIRLVLSALVGVAIVVILVYDIRSRRTEQNQAQKKE, from the exons ATGTTTCACAGATTTTggttctgtttgtgtttgtggcgTCTGAATG GTGTGTTTGGTGACGATGAACTGAAGTTAGTATCAGTGAAGAAGagagattcagtcactctaaaCTCTGATCTTACTGAAATAATGGATGGTGATGTGATTCAGTGGAGCTTTTGgattaaaaatgctttaataGCTGACATCAATGTAACAGCTGACAAATTCACTGTATATGATGATGTTcttgatgggagattcagagacagactgaagctggacaataaaactggatctctgaccatcacaaacttCACAGCTGAACATAATGGAGTTTATTCTGGAGAAGTGATCAAACGTATCAGAAAATCTTTCGTTCTCGCTGTCTATG ATGAAATATCAGTGAAGAAGGGAGATCCAGTCACTCTAAACGCTGATCTTACTGAAATAATGGATGGTAATACGATTCAATGGATATATAAGAATGGAAATGATTTAACAGCTGTGACCAGTCAAAGGCCCAAAAGAATTACTGTACATGATGATGTTCTTGATGGGAGATttagagacagactgaagctggacaaacaaactggatctctgaccatcacagacATCACAACTGAACATGCTGGATGTTATGTATCAATGATATTTGGACCAAAAGATCCATTAAAAgttttcagtgtttctgtctatg ACTCTGAACACTGTTGTGGTTATACTGAAGCTGTGATCCGATTGGTCCTGTCTGCTCTGGTGGGCGTGGCTATTGTCGTTATTCTGGTTTATGACATCAGATCCAGAAGAACTGAACAAAATCAAGCACAGAAGAAAGAATGA